From Amycolatopsis sp. YIM 10, the proteins below share one genomic window:
- a CDS encoding isocyanide synthase family protein, with product MSTSTVTAGRLLRELFEVRRLHPGAGPCPDPTLDCCVRAHLPVVLPSVTAGRPVTCVLPAFPAKSPSPRKVLGPLPDLAEEQGLRFLHRLCLRLGELHPPGVRVVICSDGRVFSDVVGVSDEDVASYRGELEAMITRLGLDTLSVFCLDDALPGLSFDRMREILVRDHAEPLGAVRTRVLTDPEGKRLFNGIHRFLTEDRAAVEPLRSRSWLRRDCKDRAYRLIQRSAAWGQLVAGRFPDAVRLSIHPQAPHAPKIGVLLSDQPHEGWLTPWHSVCVRTGDGYRFMHRHQAESLDARLVRIDGRPSHYDLRPATPDVPAAAISVPGGNP from the coding sequence ATGAGCACCAGCACCGTCACCGCCGGTCGCCTGTTGCGCGAACTGTTCGAGGTGCGCCGGCTCCACCCCGGGGCCGGACCGTGCCCGGATCCCACCCTGGACTGCTGCGTGCGCGCGCACCTGCCCGTGGTGCTGCCGTCGGTGACCGCCGGTCGTCCGGTGACCTGCGTGCTGCCCGCGTTCCCGGCCAAGAGCCCCAGCCCGCGCAAGGTGCTCGGCCCGCTCCCCGACCTCGCCGAGGAGCAAGGACTGCGGTTCCTGCACCGGCTCTGCCTGCGCCTCGGCGAGCTGCACCCACCGGGGGTGCGCGTGGTGATCTGTTCCGACGGCCGGGTGTTCAGCGACGTCGTCGGCGTGTCCGATGAGGACGTCGCGAGCTACCGCGGCGAGCTGGAGGCGATGATCACCCGGCTCGGGCTGGACACGCTCTCGGTGTTCTGCCTCGACGACGCCTTGCCCGGCCTGAGCTTCGACCGGATGCGCGAGATCCTGGTCCGCGACCACGCCGAGCCACTCGGCGCGGTCCGGACGCGGGTGCTCACCGATCCGGAGGGCAAGCGGCTGTTCAACGGCATCCACCGGTTCCTCACCGAGGACCGGGCCGCCGTCGAGCCGCTGCGCAGCCGCAGCTGGCTCAGGCGTGACTGCAAGGACCGCGCCTACCGGCTGATCCAGCGGTCGGCGGCGTGGGGGCAGCTGGTGGCGGGCCGCTTCCCGGACGCCGTCCGGCTGTCCATCCACCCGCAGGCGCCGCACGCGCCGAAGATCGGGGTGCTGCTGTCCGACCAGCCGCACGAAGGCTGGCTCACCCCGTGGCACTCGGTCTGCGTGCGGACCGGCGACGGTTACCGCTTCATGCACCGTCACCAGGCCGAATCACTGGATGCCCGGCTGGTCCGGATCGACGGCAGGCCGAGCCACTACGACCTGCGCCCGGCCACGCCGGACGTCCCGGCCGCCGCCATCTCCGTGCCAGGAGGGAATCCATGA
- a CDS encoding DUF6875 domain-containing protein, producing the protein MSQPVIHANEEVRARSTELPALATALDWAEKYLSAPHPDLGRPGVVCPYVRSALRHNTLWFTEVPAATENAARLDARLTELAAVFTGLDPVEPERATEKALIIAFPGLPAEQAPDLLGGMLRRLKPAFVDDGLMLGPVFPGNEIPGAHNPDFRPMRGPVPLVALRVLMETDLPFLDRPIDPPHLRARYLRAYLTRLGTRISLSRKEKAERTLAALEAEAQLR; encoded by the coding sequence ATGAGCCAGCCGGTCATCCACGCCAACGAAGAGGTCCGTGCCCGGTCCACCGAGCTGCCCGCGCTGGCCACCGCGCTCGACTGGGCCGAGAAGTACCTCTCCGCCCCGCACCCGGACCTCGGCAGGCCCGGGGTGGTCTGCCCCTACGTGCGGTCCGCGTTGCGCCACAACACGCTGTGGTTCACCGAAGTCCCGGCGGCCACCGAAAACGCCGCGCGGCTCGACGCCCGGCTGACCGAACTCGCCGCCGTGTTCACCGGCCTCGACCCGGTCGAACCGGAGCGCGCCACCGAGAAGGCTCTGATCATCGCCTTCCCGGGGCTGCCCGCCGAGCAGGCCCCCGACCTGCTCGGCGGCATGCTCCGGCGGCTCAAACCCGCCTTCGTCGACGACGGGCTGATGCTGGGCCCGGTCTTCCCCGGCAACGAGATCCCCGGTGCGCACAACCCCGATTTCCGGCCCATGCGCGGTCCGGTACCGCTGGTGGCGCTGCGCGTGCTGATGGAGACCGATCTGCCGTTCCTGGACCGCCCCATCGACCCGCCGCACCTGCGCGCCCGGTACCTGCGCGCCTACCTGACCCGGCTCGGCACGCGGATCTCCTTGTCCCGCAAAGAAAAGGCCGAGCGCACGCTGGCGGCACTGGAAGCGGAGGCGCAACTACGATGA